Proteins encoded in a region of the Halothiobacillus diazotrophicus genome:
- the alc gene encoding allantoicase, whose protein sequence is MSDFVLAPIVDGPDFTRTGLNLADGSLGAEVTSVTDEFFAPRARLLNPEPARFYPDRFDDHGKWMDGWETRRRRTVGHDFCVIRLAMPGLLSGVDFDTSFFTGNFPPAAALEACWSPQGEPGEAAEWVEILPAQVLGGNQHHFHAIAAAGPWTHLRLHIYPDGGMARLRVYGRPHCDWSQVDTSQPVDLLALAHGGDQVAWSDAHYGEPRKLLRPGRGVNMGDGWETRRRREPGNDWCILQLGRPGDISSVTVDTAHFKGNFPARCSIQAAHVERATRPSLIAQSQFWPVLLAEQPLTADAIHDFVVDVALGPITHVRFNIIPDGGVSRLRLWGTPRP, encoded by the coding sequence ATGAGCGATTTTGTGTTGGCCCCGATCGTGGACGGGCCCGATTTCACCCGTACCGGACTCAATCTGGCCGATGGCAGCCTGGGGGCCGAGGTGACGTCCGTCACCGACGAGTTCTTCGCGCCGCGCGCGCGCCTGCTGAACCCGGAGCCGGCGCGCTTCTATCCGGATCGGTTCGACGACCACGGCAAGTGGATGGACGGGTGGGAAACCCGCCGCCGCCGAACCGTCGGTCACGATTTCTGCGTGATCCGTCTGGCGATGCCCGGCCTGCTGAGCGGTGTGGACTTCGATACGAGCTTCTTCACCGGCAATTTCCCGCCGGCAGCCGCCCTCGAGGCCTGCTGGTCGCCCCAGGGCGAGCCGGGTGAGGCGGCCGAATGGGTCGAAATCCTGCCGGCACAGGTACTTGGCGGCAATCAGCATCATTTCCATGCCATCGCAGCGGCAGGGCCCTGGACGCATCTGCGCCTGCACATCTACCCCGATGGCGGGATGGCGCGCCTGCGCGTCTATGGTCGCCCGCATTGCGACTGGTCTCAGGTGGACACGAGCCAGCCGGTGGATCTCCTGGCCCTTGCGCATGGCGGCGATCAGGTCGCCTGGAGCGATGCGCACTACGGCGAACCGCGCAAGCTGCTGCGGCCCGGTCGGGGCGTGAACATGGGCGATGGTTGGGAAACCCGCCGCCGCCGGGAGCCCGGCAACGACTGGTGCATCCTGCAGCTGGGCCGGCCCGGCGACATTTCATCGGTGACGGTGGATACCGCACACTTCAAGGGCAACTTCCCGGCGCGGTGCAGTATCCAGGCGGCCCATGTCGAACGGGCCACCCGGCCGTCGCTGATCGCCCAGAGCCAGTTCTGGCCCGTGTTGCTGGCGGAGCAGCCGTTGACGGCCGACGCCATTCATGACTTCGTGGTCGACGTTGCCTTGGGGCCGATCACGCACGTTCGGTTCAATATCATTCCGGATGGTGGGGTGAGCCGCCTGCGGCTCTGGGGAACCCCTCGGCCATGA
- a CDS encoding ureidoglycolate lyase: MTPIVLPVQPLTPSAFAPFGEVLALEGADSFPINGGRTQRFHALGRVRCLGRDANVVLSIFRGQPLVPPVLDLMERHPLGSQAFMPFSGSAYWVIVAPPGVFDPDAIQAFLARGDQGVNYFAGTWHAQLLPCDPDADFLVVDRDGAGQNCDIVRLKPPRTWC, encoded by the coding sequence ATGACCCCTATCGTGCTCCCTGTCCAACCCCTGACCCCCTCCGCCTTCGCCCCGTTCGGCGAGGTGCTCGCCCTAGAAGGTGCGGATTCGTTTCCGATCAACGGTGGGCGGACGCAGCGATTTCATGCCCTGGGCCGCGTGCGCTGTCTGGGGCGGGATGCCAACGTCGTCCTGTCCATCTTCCGCGGACAACCCCTGGTCCCGCCCGTGCTCGATCTCATGGAGCGTCACCCTCTGGGTAGTCAGGCGTTCATGCCGTTTTCGGGATCTGCCTACTGGGTCATCGTCGCGCCGCCCGGCGTATTCGATCCGGATGCCATCCAGGCGTTTCTGGCCCGCGGCGATCAGGGCGTGAATTACTTCGCGGGCACCTGGCATGCGCAGTTGCTGCCTTGCGATCCCGATGCGGATTTCCTGGTGGTGGACCGGGACGGGGCGGGTCAGAACTGCGACATCGTCCGGTTGAAGCCGCCGCGGACCTGGTGCTGA
- a CDS encoding adenosine deaminase encodes MSEFLKALPKAELHLHIEGSLEPELMFALAKRNGVELPFATVDEVRAAYDFTDLQSFLDLYYQGMAVLQTPEDFYDLAMDYFRRAVADGVVHVELSFDPQGHLIRDIPLPVPFQGLTRAMREAEETLGLSTALIMSFLRDRSPEEALSVLTAAAPYYHLLSAVGLDSAERDHPPSLFQGVFEKAKALGLPRLAHAGEEGPASYVHEALTLLDVCRIDHGVRCLEDPAVVEELRIRRTPLTVCPLSNVRLKVVETMAEHPLPKLVEAGLVVTINSDDPAYFGGGMLANFTACQTAFGWSNDLFKTLARNALEAAFMTEERRAELLARLDALT; translated from the coding sequence ATGTCGGAATTTCTGAAAGCACTACCCAAGGCAGAGCTGCATCTGCACATCGAAGGATCGCTCGAACCCGAGCTGATGTTCGCGCTGGCCAAACGCAACGGCGTCGAACTGCCCTTCGCCACGGTGGACGAAGTCCGCGCCGCCTATGACTTCACGGACCTGCAGTCCTTCCTGGATCTGTATTACCAGGGCATGGCGGTGCTCCAGACGCCCGAGGACTTCTACGACCTGGCCATGGATTATTTCCGGCGCGCCGTTGCCGACGGCGTGGTTCATGTCGAGTTGTCCTTCGATCCGCAGGGACACCTGATCCGCGACATCCCCCTGCCCGTCCCCTTCCAGGGGTTGACCCGGGCGATGCGGGAAGCCGAGGAAACCCTCGGCCTGTCGACCGCCCTGATCATGAGCTTCCTGCGCGACCGCTCGCCCGAGGAGGCCCTCTCGGTTCTGACGGCGGCGGCGCCGTATTACCACCTGCTGTCTGCCGTGGGCCTGGACAGTGCGGAACGCGATCACCCGCCCAGTCTGTTCCAGGGGGTATTCGAAAAAGCCAAGGCGCTCGGGCTCCCGCGCCTGGCCCATGCCGGGGAGGAAGGCCCGGCCAGCTACGTTCACGAGGCTCTGACCCTCCTCGACGTCTGTCGCATCGACCATGGCGTGCGTTGCCTGGAAGATCCGGCGGTCGTCGAGGAACTCCGTATCCGCCGGACGCCCCTCACCGTCTGTCCGCTGTCCAACGTCCGGCTCAAGGTGGTCGAAACGATGGCCGAGCATCCGTTACCCAAACTCGTGGAAGCCGGCCTGGTAGTCACGATCAACTCCGACGATCCCGCCTATTTCGGCGGCGGCATGCTCGCCAATTTCACGGCTTGCCAAACGGCATTCGGCTGGTCGAACGATCTGTTCAAGACCCTGGCGCGCAACGCGCTCGAGGCGGCATTCATGACCGAGGAACGGCGGGCCGAATTGCTTGCCCGGCTGGATGCCCTGACCTGA
- a CDS encoding BMP family ABC transporter substrate-binding protein, with product MRPFLRLFALAAAVATLALPLQLWAADPFKVAFVYVGPIGDHGWSYQHDQGRLAVEKHFGDKVKTTYVESVKEGADAERVIRQLAQDGNKLIFTTSFGYMNPTIRVAKQFPNVVFMHATGYKRAKNVGTYIGKTYEGRYVAGVAAGLVTKSNKIGFIGAFPIPEVIRDINATFLGIKKVNPKAELKVVWVNSWFDPAKEADAANSLIDQGADVILQHTDSAAPMLIAEKRGVWAVGQSSDMSHFGPKAHLLSVVNNWGPLYIKTVQQVMDGTWKSEDYWGDLADKAIEIQGISDRLTPEQHKTIEDTIAGIESGSIKPFAGPLKDQSGKLRVPAGQSATEKQILSMDWYVDGMTAQLPK from the coding sequence GTGCGCCCATTCCTGCGTTTATTTGCTCTTGCCGCTGCCGTGGCCACCCTGGCGCTGCCCCTGCAGCTCTGGGCTGCCGACCCGTTCAAGGTGGCCTTCGTGTATGTCGGTCCCATTGGTGATCACGGCTGGAGCTACCAGCACGATCAGGGACGACTGGCCGTGGAAAAGCACTTCGGCGACAAGGTGAAGACAACCTACGTCGAAAGCGTCAAGGAGGGTGCGGATGCCGAACGCGTGATCCGGCAACTGGCCCAGGATGGCAACAAGCTGATCTTCACCACCTCCTTCGGCTACATGAACCCGACCATTCGCGTCGCCAAGCAGTTCCCGAACGTGGTGTTCATGCATGCCACCGGCTACAAGCGGGCCAAGAACGTCGGCACCTACATCGGGAAGACGTATGAAGGTCGCTATGTCGCAGGCGTGGCGGCCGGCCTCGTCACCAAGAGCAACAAGATCGGCTTCATCGGCGCCTTCCCGATCCCCGAAGTCATCCGTGACATCAACGCCACGTTCCTCGGCATCAAGAAGGTGAACCCGAAAGCCGAACTCAAGGTCGTCTGGGTGAACTCATGGTTCGATCCGGCCAAGGAAGCGGACGCCGCCAACTCGCTGATCGATCAGGGCGCGGACGTGATCCTGCAGCATACCGACAGCGCCGCGCCCATGCTGATCGCCGAGAAGCGCGGCGTCTGGGCCGTGGGCCAATCCTCCGACATGTCGCACTTCGGTCCCAAGGCGCATCTGTTGTCCGTCGTCAACAACTGGGGACCGCTGTATATCAAGACCGTCCAACAGGTCATGGACGGCACCTGGAAATCCGAGGATTACTGGGGCGATCTCGCCGACAAGGCCATTGAAATTCAAGGTATCAGCGATCGCCTGACGCCCGAGCAGCACAAGACGATCGAGGACACGATCGCCGGCATCGAAAGCGGCAGCATCAAGCCCTTTGCCGGCCCCCTCAAGGATCAGTCCGGCAAGCTACGGGTACCCGCAGGCCAGAGCGCAACCGAAAAGCAGATTCTCAGCATGGACTGGTATGTGGATGGCATGACGGCCCAACTGCCTAAATAA
- a CDS encoding purine-nucleoside phosphorylase has protein sequence MNRRILASAFFFYALLHCGWVSAAATDNNARRIPVKVMIVTMFAPEAGAWLKHFHDPVKIKVPGLSAEYPAVTCRKDGVCLMTTGMGHTNAAASMMAVLFSPKFDLRDTYFLVAGIAGIDPRQGTLGTTAWARYLVDFGTQWEIDAREIPKNWSTGFLGINTTNPDQVPKLDYKTEVFALNPQLVDAAYAMTRGVSLLDTPAIAAYRAKYPYAPANQPPRVTQCDTLAADTWWEGDLIGQRARDWTKMLTHGKGVYCTSQQEDNATFEAINRADAAGLAHKDRVLVLRGGSDFDRQPPGVSAAENLLDYQKQGGFVPALENLYRTGAPVVQTIVRHWSLWQKGVPATLKKAS, from the coding sequence ATGAATCGCCGAATCCTAGCCAGTGCCTTCTTTTTCTATGCCCTCCTGCATTGCGGTTGGGTGAGTGCAGCAGCAACGGACAACAATGCCCGGCGTATTCCCGTCAAGGTGATGATCGTCACGATGTTCGCGCCGGAGGCCGGGGCCTGGCTCAAGCATTTCCACGATCCCGTCAAGATCAAGGTGCCGGGCCTGTCCGCGGAATATCCCGCGGTCACCTGCCGCAAGGATGGTGTCTGCCTGATGACCACGGGTATGGGTCATACCAATGCGGCGGCCTCGATGATGGCCGTGCTGTTCTCGCCGAAATTCGACCTCCGCGATACCTATTTCCTCGTGGCGGGTATTGCCGGGATCGATCCGCGGCAGGGAACCCTGGGTACGACGGCCTGGGCGCGATATCTGGTGGATTTCGGAACCCAGTGGGAAATCGATGCCCGGGAGATTCCGAAAAACTGGTCCACCGGATTCCTGGGTATCAACACGACGAATCCGGATCAGGTACCCAAACTCGATTACAAGACCGAAGTCTTTGCCCTGAATCCGCAACTGGTGGATGCCGCCTATGCAATGACCCGAGGCGTCTCATTGCTTGATACGCCTGCGATTGCCGCCTATCGGGCCAAATATCCCTATGCGCCTGCCAATCAGCCACCCCGGGTGACCCAGTGCGATACCCTCGCGGCGGATACCTGGTGGGAAGGGGATCTGATCGGTCAGCGTGCACGGGACTGGACCAAGATGCTGACCCACGGAAAAGGGGTGTACTGCACTTCCCAGCAGGAAGACAACGCCACGTTCGAGGCCATTAATCGGGCGGATGCGGCCGGCCTTGCGCACAAGGATCGCGTCCTGGTACTGCGCGGGGGATCCGACTTCGATCGACAGCCGCCCGGTGTGTCCGCAGCCGAAAATCTCCTGGACTATCAGAAACAGGGTGGCTTCGTGCCGGCCCTGGAAAATCTGTACCGCACAGGCGCACCGGTGGTTCAAACAATCGTGCGTCACTGGTCCCTCTGGCAAAAAGGCGTGCCCGCCACGCTGAAAAAGGCATCCTGA
- a CDS encoding MotA/TolQ/ExbB proton channel family protein: MLDYLIKLSVMSGGLLPLMALLLLIALAVIIERLYFFNWVIRAGLAMEYAVQKVRYGDRKSLQQVADHYAGAPQAVVLSVALNSRGETAEVMDRHIEESMLWQLPKLDRMLWILDTTVTLAPLLGLFGTIIGMIETFDVLGDSKDPNAVTGGIGHALIATGGGLLIAIITVVFLNYFSKRVRLTMHQMELLKTMVINRIHGGGVTPSEAYGAQAATPENPPIGSQPQATLS; this comes from the coding sequence ATGTTGGATTATTTGATTAAGTTGAGTGTCATGTCCGGCGGTCTGCTGCCGCTGATGGCCCTGCTGCTCCTGATTGCCCTGGCGGTCATCATCGAACGCCTCTATTTCTTCAACTGGGTGATCCGGGCTGGCCTGGCCATGGAGTACGCCGTGCAGAAGGTGCGCTACGGCGATCGCAAGAGCCTGCAGCAGGTGGCCGACCACTATGCCGGTGCGCCGCAGGCCGTGGTGCTCTCCGTCGCGCTCAACTCCCGCGGCGAGACGGCCGAGGTGATGGACCGGCATATCGAGGAGTCCATGCTGTGGCAGCTGCCCAAGCTCGACCGCATGCTGTGGATCCTCGACACCACCGTGACCTTAGCCCCGCTGCTGGGCCTGTTCGGCACCATCATCGGCATGATCGAGACCTTCGACGTGCTGGGTGATTCCAAGGATCCCAACGCCGTCACGGGCGGGATCGGCCATGCCCTCATCGCCACCGGCGGCGGTCTGCTCATCGCCATCATCACCGTGGTGTTCCTCAACTACTTCAGCAAGCGCGTCCGCCTGACCATGCATCAGATGGAGCTGCTCAAGACCATGGTCATCAACCGCATCCATGGCGGCGGCGTCACCCCGAGCGAGGCCTACGGCGCGCAGGCGGCCACGCCCGAGAACCCGCCGATCGGCAGCCAGCCCCAGGCCACCCTGTCCTGA
- a CDS encoding ExbD/TolR family protein, with the protein MAKRYHYLDAERPRIEIIPMIDIMMFLLVFFIMVTLKMIPGTGVQLNLPGASTADKLPTTQVVIGVAEDGSMHIADQTMDKDQLAAYLNKMHQDKTQELQVIIAGDKQVSLQNLLAVMDVARAQGISGVGIATSEVKQ; encoded by the coding sequence ATGGCCAAGCGATACCACTACCTGGATGCCGAGCGTCCGCGGATCGAGATCATCCCGATGATCGACATCATGATGTTCCTGCTCGTGTTCTTCATCATGGTGACGCTCAAGATGATTCCCGGCACCGGCGTGCAGCTCAACCTGCCCGGCGCCAGCACCGCAGACAAGCTGCCCACCACCCAGGTCGTCATCGGCGTCGCCGAAGACGGTTCCATGCACATCGCCGACCAGACCATGGACAAGGATCAGCTGGCCGCCTACCTGAACAAGATGCACCAGGACAAGACCCAGGAACTCCAGGTCATCATCGCCGGAGACAAGCAGGTCTCCCTGCAGAACCTGCTCGCCGTCATGGACGTCGCCCGTGCCCAAGGCATATCCGGCGTCGGCATCGCTACCAGTGAGGTGAAACAGTGA
- a CDS encoding TonB-dependent siderophore receptor, producing the protein MIKKTRVNPSDRQRGELFTLTVGRKKWIRSSLSMMVLAGSVAVPGISFSDDMAAKPDDSKKTQKLDKVVVEGKVKDRMGIMPSEPVKSVFGFDMSVKETPRSVTSITSEIMNDFNVTDINDMVALSPGVYTQSFFGVAGSLDVRGTPGEVYFRGVRRIENPGNYPTPIGASDHIDIVRGPASPIYGPSRIGGYLNFVPKSARSDTGQYMTSNKGQISMTKGSYDENVLSAEVGGPGELFGKKFGYYLYGQSENNGSYYQNTHTRQNLYQGSVSMDLTPSSRVEFGGMYQDYKGNQVAGWNRLTQDLINNGTYITGSPVSLDTNGDGLMSAAEIKAYYNTGHTLQPFIFKPGNLTAAQAAAKMDPAMALQNPGTAHLDGSQVLVAPPDTLQDKVTTLYLDYIHDLEDGGSLTNKMYYENLDNLNENAYGFSQYAKTWAFEDQLIFAKSLDITDNLKGSYQFSPSIRYQDFRHGDNYAYEFFDRRDLTGPSTPIDHRTLATKGQEPYSHNTTGRYIDYGLAFLANHTLNDSLHLMTGLRYDWLDVKSTCLAGGVSCGSIAGIEQSDTTGGFSWSASLTYDIPHTGLSPYVTVSRQTTLITGQGGQVPAAVVASGNSIAGSKLKEFGIKGTWFDNRLYAALDHFDQSRLDYSAQDTVTNNTTESKGWELELRGVVTNNLTVTGAWTNLKVYNLTSLQNGTQFQFIGAGDMPAGFDPSLMYGGAVLGIVPAGDGRKAGVPENIYSLNFLYNFDSGPLAGLTSSLSLIRVDSTYSGFSKAVKLPGYTLVNLGADYSTKNWKFGFYVKNATNKKYYRANFTDLFGSNVVLPQLPRTYEATVTYKF; encoded by the coding sequence ATGATCAAGAAAACGCGTGTCAACCCGTCCGACCGGCAGCGGGGTGAGCTGTTCACCCTGACCGTGGGCCGGAAGAAGTGGATTCGTTCCTCCCTGTCGATGATGGTTCTGGCCGGTTCGGTCGCGGTTCCCGGGATTTCCTTCTCGGACGACATGGCTGCCAAGCCCGACGACAGCAAGAAGACCCAGAAGCTCGACAAGGTGGTCGTGGAAGGCAAGGTAAAAGATCGCATGGGCATCATGCCGTCCGAACCGGTGAAGTCCGTATTCGGCTTCGATATGTCGGTCAAGGAAACGCCGCGTTCCGTGACCTCGATCACGAGCGAAATCATGAACGATTTCAACGTGACCGATATCAACGACATGGTTGCCCTGAGCCCGGGTGTCTACACCCAGTCGTTCTTCGGCGTGGCCGGCTCCCTGGACGTGCGCGGTACGCCGGGTGAGGTGTATTTCCGCGGCGTGCGCCGTATCGAAAACCCGGGCAACTACCCGACGCCGATCGGGGCCAGCGACCACATCGACATCGTGCGCGGTCCGGCTTCGCCGATCTATGGCCCGTCCCGTATCGGTGGTTACCTGAACTTCGTCCCCAAGTCAGCCCGTTCCGATACCGGTCAGTATATGACCTCGAACAAGGGTCAGATCAGCATGACCAAGGGCAGCTACGACGAGAACGTCCTCTCGGCGGAAGTCGGCGGTCCCGGCGAACTGTTCGGCAAGAAGTTCGGTTACTACCTCTATGGACAGAGCGAGAACAACGGTTCGTACTACCAGAACACCCATACCCGCCAGAACTTGTATCAGGGCTCTGTGAGCATGGATCTGACCCCGAGCTCCCGCGTCGAGTTCGGTGGCATGTATCAGGATTACAAGGGTAACCAGGTCGCGGGCTGGAACCGCCTGACCCAGGATCTGATCAACAACGGCACCTACATCACCGGTAGCCCGGTCTCCCTGGATACCAACGGCGATGGTCTGATGTCCGCCGCCGAAATCAAGGCGTACTACAACACGGGCCACACGCTGCAGCCGTTCATCTTCAAGCCGGGCAACCTGACTGCTGCCCAGGCCGCGGCGAAGATGGATCCGGCCATGGCACTGCAGAACCCCGGTACCGCCCATCTGGACGGCAGCCAGGTACTGGTTGCGCCGCCCGACACCCTGCAGGACAAGGTCACCACCCTGTATCTCGATTACATCCACGATCTGGAAGACGGCGGCAGCCTCACCAACAAGATGTACTACGAGAACCTCGACAACCTGAACGAGAACGCTTACGGCTTCTCCCAGTACGCCAAGACCTGGGCGTTCGAGGATCAGCTGATCTTCGCGAAATCTCTGGATATCACCGACAACCTGAAGGGCAGCTACCAGTTCAGCCCGTCCATCCGTTATCAGGACTTCCGTCACGGCGACAACTATGCCTATGAGTTCTTCGATCGTCGGGATCTGACCGGCCCGAGCACGCCGATCGATCACCGGACGCTGGCCACAAAGGGACAGGAGCCGTACTCGCATAACACCACCGGTCGATATATCGATTATGGTCTGGCATTCCTGGCAAACCATACCTTGAACGATTCCCTGCATTTGATGACCGGTCTTCGTTATGACTGGCTGGACGTCAAGTCGACCTGTCTGGCGGGTGGCGTGAGTTGCGGCAGCATCGCCGGCATCGAGCAGTCCGATACCACCGGGGGTTTCTCCTGGTCTGCGAGTCTGACCTACGACATCCCGCACACCGGTTTGAGCCCGTATGTGACCGTATCTCGCCAGACGACCCTGATCACGGGGCAGGGTGGGCAGGTGCCGGCGGCCGTCGTGGCCAGTGGCAACAGCATTGCGGGTTCCAAGTTGAAGGAATTCGGGATCAAGGGTACCTGGTTCGACAACCGCTTGTACGCGGCACTTGATCACTTCGACCAGAGCCGTCTCGACTACAGCGCGCAGGATACCGTCACCAACAACACCACCGAGTCCAAGGGCTGGGAGCTGGAGTTGCGCGGCGTTGTCACGAACAACCTGACCGTCACGGGTGCCTGGACCAACCTTAAGGTGTACAACCTCACGTCGCTGCAGAACGGGACCCAGTTCCAGTTCATCGGTGCGGGTGACATGCCGGCCGGCTTCGATCCGAGCCTGATGTACGGCGGTGCCGTGCTGGGTATCGTTCCGGCGGGCGACGGCCGCAAGGCGGGTGTGCCGGAGAACATCTACAGCCTGAACTTCCTGTACAACTTCGACAGTGGTCCGCTGGCCGGTCTGACCAGCAGCCTGAGCCTGATCCGTGTCGACTCGACGTACTCCGGATTCTCGAAGGCCGTCAAGCTGCCGGGCTACACCCTGGTCAACCTGGGTGCCGACTACAGCACCAAGAACTGGAAGTTCGGCTTCTACGTCAAGAACGCGACCAACAAGAAGTACTACCGTGCCAACTTCACGGATCTGTTCGGTTCCAACGTCGTTCTGCCGCAGTTGCCACGTACCTACGAAGCCACCGTTACCTACAAGTTCTGA
- a CDS encoding purine nucleoside permease, whose product MFQRTQKWLPALLLTWGMGVICSSVQAEPAEPQMVSAAAHKPIEVKVVVVTMFEIGKDSGDQAGEFQLWHERQHLNERFKFAHHHDLFFNPKTGVLGMVTGMGTANSASAVMELGMDPRFDLSHAYWLVAGIAGFDPAKASIGSAAWAEYLVDGDLAYEIDAREIPKGWSTGYFARGTKKPYDPNRPAPTGEMFQLDPKLTDWAYELTRNVKLDDSPVLQKRRSLYTNYPNARKPPFVLKGDNLAAMTFWHGKLLNEWAERWVKYWTNGKGNFVSSAMEDTGTYQSLSYLSETGKVDKNRVMVLRTASNYTMPPPGVTAVDDLLQDHEGYAGLDASVEAAYRVGSKVVDTLVDHWDIYRDHTPAQMAGADKAE is encoded by the coding sequence ATGTTTCAACGCACCCAAAAATGGCTGCCCGCCCTGCTGCTAACGTGGGGGATGGGGGTCATCTGCAGTTCCGTTCAGGCGGAGCCGGCGGAACCGCAGATGGTCAGTGCTGCCGCGCACAAGCCGATCGAGGTCAAGGTCGTGGTGGTCACGATGTTCGAGATCGGCAAGGACAGCGGCGATCAGGCCGGCGAATTCCAACTCTGGCATGAGCGGCAGCATCTGAACGAGCGGTTCAAGTTCGCCCATCATCATGACCTCTTCTTCAACCCGAAAACCGGTGTGCTCGGCATGGTTACGGGGATGGGCACCGCCAATTCCGCCAGTGCGGTGATGGAGCTCGGTATGGATCCGCGCTTTGATCTATCTCACGCCTACTGGCTGGTGGCGGGGATTGCGGGGTTCGACCCGGCCAAAGCTTCCATCGGTTCGGCGGCCTGGGCCGAGTACCTCGTGGATGGCGACCTGGCCTACGAGATTGATGCCCGGGAAATTCCAAAAGGCTGGTCGACCGGCTATTTCGCCCGCGGGACGAAAAAGCCCTACGACCCGAATCGTCCCGCGCCAACCGGCGAGATGTTCCAACTGGATCCGAAGCTGACGGATTGGGCCTACGAGCTCACCCGGAACGTGAAGCTGGACGACAGTCCCGTGCTGCAGAAGCGCCGCTCGCTCTACACCAATTATCCCAATGCCCGGAAGCCACCCTTCGTGCTGAAGGGCGACAATCTCGCCGCCATGACGTTCTGGCACGGCAAGTTGCTCAACGAATGGGCCGAGCGCTGGGTGAAGTACTGGACGAACGGCAAGGGCAATTTCGTCTCCTCGGCCATGGAGGATACCGGCACCTACCAGTCGCTGAGCTATCTCAGCGAGACCGGCAAGGTCGACAAGAACCGCGTCATGGTGCTGCGGACGGCCAGCAACTACACCATGCCGCCGCCGGGCGTGACGGCGGTGGACGATCTGCTGCAGGATCACGAGGGCTACGCCGGGCTCGATGCCTCGGTCGAGGCCGCCTACCGGGTGGGTTCGAAGGTGGTGGATACCCTGGTCGATCATTGGGATATCTACCGGGATCATACACCCGCCCAGATGGCGGGTGCGGACAAGGCGGAGTAG
- a CDS encoding purine-nucleoside phosphorylase: MRMPRSRWTQRLVTWLLVAGAACGVTSGASHSAWAGNPIVNRPTPVKVVVVSMFEIGKPTGDAPGEYQFWVERQKLDRVYPFPLGEYDLRMNDQGLLGICTGGGITNATASIMALGMDPRFDLSKAYWVIAGIAGGDPEDVSLGTAAWARHVVDGDLLYEIDAREIPKSWPYGLLPLGAKAPNDKATGWTVDTIHFPLNAKLAEWAYDQTKDHPVADSPGIADFRKLYVGYPNAQRPPFVTMGDDLSASTYWHGEKLNQWANDWMHLQAGKDSNFMMADMEDSGTLTALRRLARTHRVDLNRVMVLRTASNYSMPPKGKPAAWSTTAPYPEQGRPALEAAYQVGNRVVQKLIAGWSVYRDRLPSQP, translated from the coding sequence ATGCGCATGCCCCGATCTCGATGGACACAACGCCTGGTGACATGGCTTCTGGTCGCTGGTGCGGCCTGCGGAGTGACCAGTGGCGCCAGTCATTCCGCCTGGGCCGGCAACCCCATCGTCAACCGGCCGACTCCGGTCAAGGTGGTCGTGGTCAGCATGTTCGAGATCGGCAAGCCGACCGGCGATGCGCCCGGGGAATACCAGTTCTGGGTGGAACGGCAGAAGCTCGATCGGGTGTATCCGTTTCCCCTGGGCGAATACGATCTGCGCATGAACGACCAGGGCCTGCTCGGCATCTGCACGGGCGGCGGCATCACCAATGCCACGGCGTCGATCATGGCCCTGGGCATGGATCCCCGGTTCGATCTCTCCAAGGCCTACTGGGTGATCGCGGGCATCGCCGGCGGGGATCCCGAGGACGTTTCCCTCGGCACCGCGGCCTGGGCGCGCCATGTGGTGGACGGCGATCTGCTCTACGAGATCGATGCACGCGAGATTCCCAAATCCTGGCCCTACGGATTGCTGCCGCTGGGTGCGAAAGCCCCCAACGACAAGGCCACCGGCTGGACCGTCGACACCATTCATTTCCCGCTCAATGCCAAGCTGGCCGAATGGGCCTACGACCAAACCAAGGATCATCCCGTGGCGGACAGCCCAGGCATCGCCGATTTCCGCAAGCTGTACGTCGGTTATCCGAACGCGCAGCGACCACCCTTCGTCACGATGGGGGACGATCTGTCCGCCAGTACCTACTGGCACGGGGAAAAGCTGAATCAGTGGGCCAACGACTGGATGCATCTGCAGGCCGGGAAGGACAGCAATTTCATGATGGCCGACATGGAGGACAGCGGTACGTTGACGGCGCTGCGGCGCTTGGCGCGTACCCATCGGGTCGACCTCAATCGGGTGATGGTGCTGCGTACCGCGAGCAACTACAGCATGCCGCCCAAAGGCAAACCCGCCGCCTGGAGTACGACGGCACCGTATCCCGAGCAGGGCCGTCCCGCGCTGGAAGCCGCCTATCAGGTAGGCAACCGGGTCGTGCAGAAACTCATCGCCGGCTGGTCCGTGTATCGCGACCGTCTGCCGAGCCAACCGTAA